The following nucleotide sequence is from Streptomyces sp. NBC_00239.
TATCGGCCGCGCCGCCGACATGCTGCCGCCCTCGCCGAACGTCGGGTCGGGCATGTCGTAGCCGTTCTTGCGCATGCACTGCGCGTACTTGACCATTTTGTCCTTGTCGGCCTGGGTCAGCTCCTTGCCCATGCCGGACCCGCCCTTGTCCCGGCAGGCCTTGAACGCCGCCTCCATCTTCTCCTTGGACACGCCGTCGCCGCCGATGGTCAGCCCGACACCCTCCTCGCCGGGCTTGGGCTCGGGCACGTCCAGGCCGTGCTCGCGCAGACACTTGCGGTGCTCCAGGGCCTGGTCGGCCTTCTTGCCCTCCTCGCTCACGCTGTCGGAGCCCTTGCCGCCCGCGCTCTTGCCGCTGTCGGCGGTGCACGCGGTGGTGAGGAGGCAGAGGGCGGCCAGCGAGGCGGCGGCGGTGAGCTGGAGGGTCTCTCGGGTACGTCGAGTCGTCATGGGCCGCAGCGTGCGGGAACCCGGTGTTTCGTTTCTCTCAGCGGATCGGTTAACAGCGACGAAAGGTCACTTCCGCTACACAAGGGGCATGCGTGTACTGGTGGTGGAGGACGAGGCGTTTCTCGCCGAGATGATCGCCGAGGGGCTGCGCCGCGACGCGCTCGCGGTCGATGTGGCCGCAGACGGCCCGGAGGCCCTGCGGAAGATGGAGTTCGCCGAATACGACGTGCTCGTCCTCGACCGCGACCTTCCGGGCATGCACGGCGACGACGTGTGCCGGCACGTCGTCGAGCGGCGCCTGATGACCCGGATCCTGATGCTGACCGCGTCCGGCACCGTACGGGACCGCGTCGACGGCCTGGGCCTGGGCGCCGACGACTACCTGACCAAGCCCTTCGCCTACGACGAGCTGCTCGCCCGGGTCCTCGCCCTCGGCCGCCGGGCCAGGCCCGCGCTGCCGCCCGTCCTCGAACGCGCCGGCATCGTCCTCGATACGGCCCGCCGCCAGGCGAGCCGCGACGGCCGGCACCTCCAGCTGTCCCGTAAGGAATTCGCCGTACTGGAAGCCCTGCTGCGCGCGGACGGGGCCGTGGTCAGCGGCGAGGACCTCATCGAACAGGTCTGGGAGGAGCACACCAGCTACCGCACGAACGCCGTACGGGTCACCCTGAGCAAACTCCGCGCGAAGCTGGGCGAGCCCCCGGTCGTGGAAACGGTCCCGGGCGCGGGCTACCGGATCGCGTCATGACCGCGGGCAACGCGGCACGCCGGATCGCCGCGGCGGTGCGCCGCCGCACCGGCGGTGAGCGGGCCCGCCTGACGGCCCTGTACGGCGGCCTGCTCCTGCTCGCCGGCGCACTCCTCACCGGCGTGGTGTACGCCCTGGTCAAGGAGGGCCTCTACGCGTCCATCAGCGTGGCCATGACCACGGCCGTGCCCGCGCAGCGCCTCGAAGACCTCCCGGACCCCACCGCGTCACGCCTGTGGGAGCCGGCCACACCCACGACCCTGCCACCGGGCGTCACCCCCGGCATGGCGATCACCCGGACACTGAGCGACGCCGCCGAGAGCGCCGCCCTGGAGCGGCTGCTGACGGTCTCCCTGATCGTCCTCGCCGTGTACGCCGTCGTGTCCGTGGCCCTCGCCTGGTGGATGGCCGGCCGGGTGCTGCGGCCCGTCGCCGTGATCACCGACACGGCCCGTCGCCTGTCGGGCGAGAACCTCCACGAGCGGATCGCCCTGGAAGGCCCACCGGGGGAGCTCAAGCACCTCGCGGACACCTTCGACGACATGCTCGGCCGCATGGAACGGCTCGTGTCGGCGCAGCAGCGGTTCGCCGCGAACGCCGCCCACGAGCTTCGGACCTCCCTCTCCGTGCAGCGCGCCGCCGCCGAGATCGGACTCGCGGGCGAGCCCGACCCGCAGCGGGTCGCCCGTATCCGTACGAAGCTCATCGAGGTCGCCGACGACAGCGAACGCACCATCGACGGGCTGCTGCTCCTCGCCGCCTGCGACCAGGGGCTGCTGGAACGGCGGCCGGTGGCCGTCCACGAGATCGCCGCGAAGGCGGCGGACGCGCTGGCGGCCGAGGCGGAGGAGCGCGG
It contains:
- a CDS encoding response regulator transcription factor; protein product: MRVLVVEDEAFLAEMIAEGLRRDALAVDVAADGPEALRKMEFAEYDVLVLDRDLPGMHGDDVCRHVVERRLMTRILMLTASGTVRDRVDGLGLGADDYLTKPFAYDELLARVLALGRRARPALPPVLERAGIVLDTARRQASRDGRHLQLSRKEFAVLEALLRADGAVVSGEDLIEQVWEEHTSYRTNAVRVTLSKLRAKLGEPPVVETVPGAGYRIAS
- a CDS encoding sensor histidine kinase; its protein translation is MTAGNAARRIAAAVRRRTGGERARLTALYGGLLLLAGALLTGVVYALVKEGLYASISVAMTTAVPAQRLEDLPDPTASRLWEPATPTTLPPGVTPGMAITRTLSDAAESAALERLLTVSLIVLAVYAVVSVALAWWMAGRVLRPVAVITDTARRLSGENLHERIALEGPPGELKHLADTFDDMLGRMERLVSAQQRFAANAAHELRTSLSVQRAAAEIGLAGEPDPQRVARIRTKLIEVADDSERTIDGLLLLAACDQGLLERRPVAVHEIAAKAADALAAEAEERGVVITLDARPLTVAGDAVLLDRLLHNLVANAVRHNVPDGRVRVRTGPDGIEVVNTGPAVPPDVVPLLFEPFRRLTERTHAPGEGTGLGLSIVESIARAHGATARATANPEGGGLTVRISFGA